The Streptococcus sp. DTU_2020_1001019_1_SI_AUS_MUR_006 sequence CTAGAAAAAGCACTATACAAGGCTTTTGAAGCTTCTTATCTTCACTTGCCAACCTTTGGGAATGTTGTCTTTACTATCGCTGATGATGCCAAGGAAGAAGCTTTGGATTTGGCTCGTCGTTTCCAAAATATTGGTTATGGTATCCTTGCGACTCAAGGAACAGCAGCTTTCTTTGAAAGTCATGGCTTGAAGGCTCAACTCGTTGGTAAGATTGGTGATGATGAACATGATATCCCAAGCTATGTTCGTAAAGGGAAAATCCAAGCTATCATCAACACAGTTGGTACTAAGCGAACTGCTGATGAAGATGGTGAACAAATCCGCCGTTCAGCTATTGAACACGGAGTTCCTCTCTTTACAGCTTTGGATACAGCGGATGCTATGCTTAAGGTACTTGAAAGCCGTAGCTTCGTTACAGAAGCAATTTAGTTTCTTGTTAAATGATCTAAGTAGCTTTTATCCAGCGTCAAAAGACGCTGGTTTTTCCTCTTTTATAGAGAAATCGAGTTAGAAATAATAGTTACAGTTCACTATTAAATGTCAAAGTTTATCAATAGATTTATCATTATCGTTAATGAGTAGACTTATTCTGACTTTCCCTAAAATTTTGTTGAATTTTCTTAAGTTTTTATCATATTTTTTATAATTAAGGTGCCTTAAGAAAAATAATGAAAAAACTAAATGTTTTTCATATAGTTTTCATTTTTTGTGTTATAATTAAGGTGCCTTAAGAAAAATATTAAGGTGCCTTAAGAAAAATATTAAGGTGCCTTAAGAAAAATAATGAAAAAACTAAATGTTTTTCATATAGTTTTCATTGTTTTAATAGTTTAAAGTCAATCTTATTTTTCTCTAATAGAAAATAATGAAAAAGTAGGTTTAGAAAGAGGTAAGTATCTATGTCTTCTCATAAAAAAGTGTCACTCTCTGAGATTAATCAATCTATCGATACTCCAAATAACAATCATTTCTGGCAAAATTTAAAGGCCTTTTTAGGTCCGGGTGCTCTTGTCGCAGTTGGTTATATGGATCCAGGAAACTGGATTACCAGTGTAGTCGGTGGTGCTTCCTATAAGTATAGTCTCTTGTTTGTTATCTTGATTTCATCTCTCATTGCCATGCAACTTCAGCAGATGGCAGGAAAGCTTGGGATTGTAACCCAGATGGACCTGGCTCAAGCAACGGCTCATCATTCACCTAAATGGCTTCGTTATAGTCTATGGGTGATTTTAGAATTAGCCTTGATGGCGACAGATCTGGCAGAAGTTCTAGGTTCAGCGATTGCTCTCAATCTTCTCTTTAAGATTCCGATTATGATAGCAATTCTCTTGACCGTGTTGGATGTTTTTCTCTTATTGCTTCTGATGAAATTTGGCTTTAAGAAGATTGAAGCTATTGTGACAACACTGATTTTAACCATTCTAGCAATTTTTACCTATCTGGTAGCTTTGTCACATCCAAGCTTCCAAGGAATCGTTGAGGGTTATCTACCGAATGCAACCTTATTTGAAAGTCCCTTGCCAGGGCATGAAAGTCAATTAACCTTGGCACTAGGGATCGTGGGAGCAACGGTTATGCCCCATAACCTCTATTTGCATTCTTCCTTGTCTCAAACTCGGAAAATCAATCATAAGGACAAGAATGATGTTCGAAAAGCCGTGCGCTTTATGACCTGGGATTCTAATCTCCAGTTATCCTTGGCCTTTGTGGTTAACTCCCTTCTTTTGATCTTAGGGGCGGCTCTCTTCTTCGGACATGCATCTGAGATTTCTGCTTTCTCTCAAATGTATAATGCCTTGCAGGATTCAACTATTGCGGGAGCTATAGCCAGCTCAACCCTATCAACCTTGTTTGCCTTGGCCCTATTAGCAAGTGGTCAGAATTCGACTATCACAGGTACCTTGACAGGGCAAATCGTTATGGAAGGTTTCTTACATATGCGATTGCCTCAGTGGTTCATTCGTTTGGCGACTCGTCTCTTTGCCTTACTACCTGTCATGATAGTAGCAGTTTTGTTTGGTCATCAGGAAAAAACCTTGGATCAGTTATTGGTCTATTCACAGGTCTTTCTTTCTATCGCTCTTCCATTTTCAATCTTCCCCTTGATTTATCTTACTTCAAAAAAATCACTGATGGGAGAATTTACCAATGCCAAATGGAATACCATCCTTGGTTATATCGTTTCCATTATCTTGACCATCCTCAATGTGAAATTGCTGTTTGATATTTTTTAAGAGCATCTGAGATGAAGTAGAAAAAATATCATTTTGATGATTAAAATTGAAGAAAAAAATCACCCAAGAGTTGAATCTTGGGTGATTTTTTGGAATTCTCATCTTAGATGAAAAACACATTATAAAAAGCTGCATCAAGATGCAGCCACACTATAGCTACGGAAGACATGGGATTCGAACCCACGCACGCTTTCACACGCCTACCGCGTTTCCAACACGGCCTCTTAAGCCTCTTGAGTAATCTTCCAATACTTACTAAAATAGTTTATCATAAAGGCAAGTATCTTGCAAATAAAATTCAAACAATTGGCAAAATGATAGAAAATGAAAGAAAATGATAAAAAAGTGCTTGACTTTGATTTTTTTTGTGATAGAATGATTATTGTAATCGTTAACAGGAGGTGAGTAAGTGCTAAAAACTGAGAGAAAAAAGTTGATTTTAGAGGAGCTGGGCAAACATAAAGTCGTTACTTTAGAGAAATTAGTAGGTTTGTTAGATACGTCAGAATCAACGGTTAGACGAGATTTAGATGAATTGGAATCGGAAAATAAACTTCGCCGAGTTCATGGAGGAGCAGAGTTGCCACACTCCTTGCAAGAAGAAGAAACCATTCAAGAAAAATCTGTCAAAAACCTTCAAGAGAAAAAATTGATTGCGCAAAAGGCAGCTTCCCTCATCAAAGAAAAAGATGTTATCTTTGTGGATGCAGGAAGTACAACAGCCTTTCTCATTAAGGAATTGGAGCGAAAAGACATTACTGTTGTGACTAACTCCATTCACCATGCGGTTCAATTAGTGGATAAGCAAATCCCGACAGTTATTATTGGCGGTGGGGTTAAGATGACGACTGATGCCAGCATCGGTGGTGTCGCGCTTAATCAGATTAACCAATTACACTTTGACCGTGCCTTTATCGGAATGAATGGTGTGGACGAAGGTTATTATACAACTCCAGATATGGAGGAGGGAGCTGTCAAGCGTGCTATCTTAGAAAATGCCAAACAAACTTATATTTTGGCGGATTCGTCTAAGGTTGGTCAGTCTTGTTTCGCTAAGGTCGCGCCTATAAAACGAGCAATTGTTATTACAAGCAAGGGTCACGAACTCTTGCCAGCTATCAAAGAAAAAACGGAGGTTATCGAAGTATGATTTATACAGTCACGCTAAATCCATCTATTGACTATATTGTCCGTCTGGATAAAGTGGAAGTTGGTAGTGTTAATCGTATGGATAGTGATGATAAGTTTGCTGGTGGTAAGGGAATCAATGTTAGCCGTGTCTTGAAACGCTTGGATATTCCAAATACAGCGACTGGATTTATCGGAGGTTTTACTGGTAAATTTATCACAGATACTTTAGCTGAAGAACAAATTGAAACGCGATTTGTTCAAGTAGCAGAAGATACGCGTATCAACGTCAAGATTAAAGCGGATCAAGAAACTGAAATCAACGGAACTGGTCCTACTGTTGAGCCAGAACAGCTTGAAGAATTAAAAGCTATTCTTTCAAGTCTAACAGCAGAAGATACAGTGGTATTTGCTGGTTCAAGCGCTAAAAACTTAGGCAATGTCATCTATAAGGATTTGATTGCCTTGACTCGTCAAACGGGTGC is a genomic window containing:
- a CDS encoding Nramp family divalent metal transporter, which translates into the protein MSSHKKVSLSEINQSIDTPNNNHFWQNLKAFLGPGALVAVGYMDPGNWITSVVGGASYKYSLLFVILISSLIAMQLQQMAGKLGIVTQMDLAQATAHHSPKWLRYSLWVILELALMATDLAEVLGSAIALNLLFKIPIMIAILLTVLDVFLLLLLMKFGFKKIEAIVTTLILTILAIFTYLVALSHPSFQGIVEGYLPNATLFESPLPGHESQLTLALGIVGATVMPHNLYLHSSLSQTRKINHKDKNDVRKAVRFMTWDSNLQLSLAFVVNSLLLILGAALFFGHASEISAFSQMYNALQDSTIAGAIASSTLSTLFALALLASGQNSTITGTLTGQIVMEGFLHMRLPQWFIRLATRLFALLPVMIVAVLFGHQEKTLDQLLVYSQVFLSIALPFSIFPLIYLTSKKSLMGEFTNAKWNTILGYIVSIILTILNVKLLFDIF
- a CDS encoding DeoR/GlpR family DNA-binding transcription regulator, which produces MLKTERKKLILEELGKHKVVTLEKLVGLLDTSESTVRRDLDELESENKLRRVHGGAELPHSLQEEETIQEKSVKNLQEKKLIAQKAASLIKEKDVIFVDAGSTTAFLIKELERKDITVVTNSIHHAVQLVDKQIPTVIIGGGVKMTTDASIGGVALNQINQLHFDRAFIGMNGVDEGYYTTPDMEEGAVKRAILENAKQTYILADSSKVGQSCFAKVAPIKRAIVITSKGHELLPAIKEKTEVIEV
- the pfkB gene encoding 1-phosphofructokinase codes for the protein MIYTVTLNPSIDYIVRLDKVEVGSVNRMDSDDKFAGGKGINVSRVLKRLDIPNTATGFIGGFTGKFITDTLAEEQIETRFVQVAEDTRINVKIKADQETEINGTGPTVEPEQLEELKAILSSLTAEDTVVFAGSSAKNLGNVIYKDLIALTRQTGAQVVCDFEGQTLIDSLDYQPLLVKPNNHELGAIFGVKLESLDEIEKYARELLAKGAQNVIISMAGDGALLVTSEGTYFAKPIKGTVKNSVGAGDSMVAGFTGEFVKSKDAVEAFKWGVACGTATTFSDDLATAAFIKETYEKVEVEKR